The Rhododendron vialii isolate Sample 1 chromosome 1a, ASM3025357v1 region tctttgttttttctttcttgcttgCAACTTTCTGCCTGCGATGCTAACATCGTACTTTCGGATTACGTAGCTGTCGTTACAAATTCATCTAGATTACACGAATCCCTCTGTTTGAGGTTGGGGCGAAATTcaaggtttagagagagagagaggaataagAATGGGTTCGGAGGCGAACTCATCGTCGTCTCCGAGTGGGAAGCGAAGTAGAGATCCAGAAGACGAGGTTTATCTCGACAATCTCCACTCTCACAAGCGCTATCTCAGCGAggtggctctctctctctctttctctctccctctccctctccctagAAATGATGAATTTACAAGCGATTTGTCTAACTTTAACCTTACTCCCCAAATCTATGCCCTAATCGTCGTGTCAATTTCTGTAACTGAGTTTCTTGATATCCCTGTAAATACAATTTCTTGGTTTATGGTGCTCTTTTATTTGGGTTTGTGATCGTAGTGTTATTGTTGGTCACTTGGATATTCTTCGtttccttcctttctttctttcatgtGTTGAAAATTTCACTatgattttttatattttccctTTTAAAGTTGGTTCTTTGTGCAGATAATGGCGTCGAGTTTGAATGGATTAACAGTTGGAGACCCCCTTCCTGACAACCTCATGGAATCTCCAGCTAGGTCAGACAACTTAATATATCTCAGGTGAGAATTCTTAAATCAAAGAAAAACTGGGAAGGACATAAGCTTCTTTTtccgttttttttaaaaaaaaaaaaagaaggaatgaCATAAGCTTGTCAGACATGGATTGTCAGTACACTTCTACTTCTGGAGTTCATGCTCATGATACTGACTATCAATTTTATCTTCTTGCAAAGCAAAATTTAGGCTCTGCGGGTCTTGTGCGTTTCTAGCTGTAACAATTAAATACATTTAGGGAGCATATGATGGTGgattcaacaaaaaattgtgGCGGCACTCAAAATCAGTATGGTTCTCAATTTGTTATGCTGCTCATTAATTCAAATGGACTATACTCTATGAAGGACCATAACCGCTTTTGGTGACGCTTCTTAGTTTTTATTATTCACAGGAATTACATTTGTTTCTTCATACTAACAGGAAGTACGTAAATTCTAGCAAAGGACCTTTTATGCCATAGACCAATCAACCACTTTTTCCTTCAAAGACAATCTATTTACTACATTTTTTTGAACACCAATCTCTGTTCTACTTGCTTGAGCCACTAGCGTGGCATTTAGGAGTTTCATGCCTTTAGAATGGAAGCAGACCTCAACGGCTCTGTTGTATGTGCTTTGATCTTCTGAGGTTTTAGATCGGTACTATTTATGTGGTTGCACCTGGTGGCGCTCACCCCGTGTCCTGCCTTGATTATGCTATCAGATGCGGTGTTGATAGTGATTTGTAACAGTGAAAGGATGATAAACTTGTGGACATGGAGATGGGATATCCTTGACTTGCAACTCTGACTTGTGGACATGGAAAGGATGCCAACGTTTTGGTATGGGTAGGTTACGCTTATGGTGAAGAGTACAAGATACAAGATACCTTGTCGCCATGTTAAAATCTTGCTTCGGATTACTATTACATTCCACGGGAAAATCATTTGACATACAGACATACTTATATCCTTAGTGAACCAAATTGTGCAAATGCATTTGTACGAACTCAACCAACAGGAGTAAAATGATAGATGTGTCAATTCGCATGTAAATAGGCCAAAGGCTGGTTGAGTTGAGTAATGGAGCTTTGGTGGCATTCGATTCGCGCGTGTTTGAATGCTGCACTTgcttttgttcaaaatttttgtCACTTGGGTCTCAGTTTTGCCAAGTCTGTTGGTATCATTGGAGTTACAAAAGCACTTGAGCTAGCTACTAAGATCATGCATTTTTCGTTTGACCACATGTATTAGCTTCCTTGAATATCTCGGTTTATTGCATTGCTCTACCAAGGTATATCATCTTCCTTGGATTTCCATATCCAACAACTTATTCTGTTGATCCGTTAAGGTTTTTAGGAAAGGACTGCCTATTAGAGGGTTTCTTATTTGGTAATCCCAATACTTGAATTATGGTATGCCTCCTGAATTCCTTTATTTGGGAAATGCGACCTAAGCTGCTCAGTGGCAACCCGAGGGATGCTATATGCCAAATTTCCATTCCCAAGAAATTGTCGAATGAATGCATCTTCTGTTACTATGGGGTGTTGTAACTAAAACACGTCTTCGAACTTAAAACTTACTTCTTTTGtgtatttctttctttcaaaataCTTGATCTTCGTGTTTTTAATCTCCTTTCTGGTTTCAGGGATGACATGTCCATACAGTACTCTCCAATGTCAGATGACTCGGATGACTCTCGATATTGTGATACTACTCCAATAAACACTTGCTCATCCCAACCCGAAAGCCTACAAACTAGTCCAGTTTCTCCTTACAGATATCAAAGACCACTGAGTGGATTCTCTTATGCTCCGCCAACCACCACTTCAAACCCTTCCCACAGCGGCAGCATCCCCAGTGCCACCTCCTCACAACCTCGTCAACGAAACACAGATTCCGAGGGCCGTTTTCCTTCTTCACCCAGTGATATATGCCACTCTGCAGACTTGAGGAGGGCTGCGCTCTTGCGGTCCGTGCAGATGAGAACTCAACCTGTGGGCCCTTCCCCTTTTGAATTGCCCTTCAGTTCAGGACAAGAGTCCGTACATAATATAGAAGAAACGGAGGAGCGGCCATGCTCCTTCATGAAGTCCTTGGTTGACCACAGGGACTATCCAATTGAAGAATGCTCTTCCTTTAGTATACCCGAGCCTGAATACAGCATGGAAAAGTCTTGCACGGTGGTCAACATGAAAGTGGATGAGCCCACGCATTATGTAGAAAGTGAGGTGCGGCCATGCTCCTTCATGAAGTCGTTAGGTGATGAGAGGGACTATCAGATTCAAGTACGTACTTCATTTATTATGTCGGAGCCTGAATACAAGGGGGAAACATCTTCCGTGATGAAGATGAAAGGGGATGAGCCTGCTGATAAAATACTTTGAACAATTGATTCCCCAAACTTGGGCTAGTCTTGGAAATCATCGACACATTCAGCCACAAGAAGAAGTCATTTTCCTTGGTTATAGAACATCGTCTGTTTGTAGGTTAACCACACAGTTTTGTGCATGACACTTTGCCATATTCCAGGATCAGAGCTGGTTTATTATGGcatatcatttctctttctcaaaAGGTTGATTCTGGTAGATAGAGTAGCAATTTTTAAGGACAGCTTCTTTCTGTGCAAGTGTGCATTACCAAAAGTGTAGTGCTTTTAATTGAAATTTACCAGAGTTCACTTGAGTGAGAGAAAGTAGTAGATTTTATTGTTAGTCTAAAGAAACTAATTCCCGGGTGTAGATGCTATTAAAGTGGAGACTGATCTAACGCGTTATCCTCTTATGGCAATGAGAAAACTTAATGACCACAGGAGCAAACAGTCCCTCTCAAATTCGGGGACACACACAAAGATGCCAATGCAGTGACACTGTCAAAAAAGACGCCTGTAAATTTACCAGGAAGGTCAAAAAATGATCGCACTTCACCTTTGTCCATAAGCAGAAGTAATAATAATTTAATTCATTCTCCAAACTGGACATCCTCGGGTTCCCTCTAAGTCTCTTCCCGGGCTCCATTACAAGTAAAATCCATGTTGGCATGACCAAAATACGCCATGGTACGAATTTGTTTTCACCACCTCATATGCAACTATGGGAAAGCGTACTACTTTACACTGTTCTATAGACACGTGTTAGACCATATTAGATAGCCCACTTGACAGGACAATCAGCAAGATGGATTACTGATTCCAGGGGTCTCCTCAAGGTGCACAATGGATGAATGCAGGTATTCTAAATCTTCCGCTTCAATCTTCTTCATGCAGACTTGCCTTTTCAGTTTGGCTAGATGACTACTGATCTGCAACCCCAACTCGCATTTAGCATCCTCGTTGTTTGTTGAATCTCTTGCCAACAAATGAGCTGACCATCTGTGACCATCCGTGATGGTATCATTCAACCTACAAATAGGTATACAAAAAACAAGCCAAAATTACAAGAAATGTCAAAGCATGCCTACAATGCCTAAGgataaggctctgtttggaaaagtttttattttcagttttttgtttttgtttccgaTATTTTTTTAAGCAGGCACCATAAACATGTTTGTGTTACtgttttgtttacaaaatacataatcaattccTTTAGTTTACGGAAAatctagaaacacaaaaattgcattttcatttattttgaaaacactttcggcaacccaaaaaacaaataaacaaaaactattatggtcaccaaacttgttttttgtttttgttttttaataaataaacaaaaactcatttcttgtttttcataaacgaaaaataaaaaactgataACTTTACCAAACAGAACCTAAAGAATTTGGCTTAACAATGCAATGTATATTGACGTCTGTTTTCTAAGCACATGCCACCAAGAAGACCTATTTGTTAAGTGATTCTTACTTTTTAAGTATACTTTGTGATTCCAAGACGTTCTTCACATTATATATGGCATCTACTGTGTCTTCTTTTGTCCTAGCCAACCCCTCCAGAGAACCAAATGACATGCATGCTGAGTGTACTGCAGCATCAGCAGTTTCAAAACTGATGTTCTTGATTTTTATAGCAATAGTCTCTGAGACATCCAGCGGACGAATGGGAAGGAGAAATCCGTTCACTGTTATCCCACCAACTGAAACTGCTCTCCTCCTTGAATCTCCACTCTTTTATACAGTCATACAATACAGAGATTAAACATCTATACATATTTTATATCTCCACACtgacacaaaaacacacatacCCGAATATATAGGAAGGCCTCCAAGATGTATCAGTATTTACCTCATAGTTGACAACGCAGTAGTGAAGTCCATTACGTCCAGTCTTCATGAAAGTACTGGAGATCTCTCCAAATACTGAAATTGCTTCTATCAGCTGAGAAAGACCTATTGCTGATGGAATATCTTCAATAGTAACAGAGGTTGACTTTGCTGCATGGGAAGCCTTCAGCTCACTGAGCTTCCCGCTCTCAGAACCGAGCTCTAAATTGGGATCCACGACAAAGTTATAACCTTTTCTTGAGTTCCTGGATTTCATGTCaactgtatatttagaactgtcaACCTGGCTATGGATAACGTCCTTCGCCCTGGAGCTACTTTCAACAGGCAAAGGCCTCCCAGAAAATTGTTTTTTCGCAGGATCAATTCTCCGCATCTGACAATAATAACCTGAATCATATCAGAACTCGCTCCACGTCTTCCATATAGCTATAGATTACCCACATTAATATGAcaggaaaagcaaaaaaaaaacagagcataGATTGTCACTGTACCCCATACGGCTCAGGCTTTTGAGTCACcagtttcagcattttaccagCACCCTGCACCACAGGCGAGCCTAGTTCTGAGAAGTCGTCCTCATCACTAGCGGAACTGTGTAAGGATTGCTTTCGGCTGTTGATTCCTTGTACTTGGAGGCTGACCAATGTCCTAATGAGAGGAAAACTACGTTCAAATAATGCATTTGTTAAGAATTTAAATCCGTCATGGCTTCCAAGCTCCATCAGAAAACCTTTAATTCCCCCCAACTTGTCTATGAAACACCAAATCCACCAAGTACCAAGACACAAAATACCCAGACAATAATCTACAAACATAAACTTGGCAATATCAGAATAACTTAACAGTAGAAAGAATATGGAGTCAGTTGACTCAGTAAAGTAATGAATGAATGTGAATACGTGATTATAACAAAAAGAACTGCTCGTCGGATTGCAAATTCTGACTAACAAAATAGCAATATCAGTATACTTCCGAAGCTATTCAGGAAGAAGGAACTCCTTAGCAAAATCAATACAACGAAATTCGTTCACTTTGACGAGCTCCTTTGTAATGGACGACTAATACCCTTTCACTACAACTCTAAGTTTTCCAATGTGAGCAACATATCAATCTTCAATAGACTATATAAGAGTTTACACTTGTAAACGACACAGAACCAGTATTGAAAAGAGGATTAAAGAACGACAACGTGTGGCGGAGGAACACGGAGGAGACTTCACCTGTTAGAGTGGCCATCACCGTTGAAAAAAGAGAGGCTTGGTTTGGCTGAAGGGGCTTCGGAAATGTATCTTCGATGCGGACCTTTGCCATAAAAGAATTACCACggttcaaaaatcatattgcCAAAAGGGATAAACACACCAAAGATATGACCAAAAGGGATAAACACACCAAAGAAATGATGATCATGATCATGATGAGACTAGAGAGTTTTGGAGGGTTTCGAATTGCAGAGCGAATTAATAATTACCTTTGAATAGCGGAGATAGTGCTGCTCCGATTCTGGACTTCATCTCCGTCGCTCCGAAGCTTTACAGCGCTGCAGGAATCGGTCAGAAACCTCCTTAGGTTTTAAGGAACGACCCGAACCCGATATCCTAACAGATCACTCGGTTCACAACTTATAAAATGACTCGTTTGCCCCTAGTCAACTACAATCTTTCGGAGTAACGAGTGGAGcgagatagataaaaaaaatttattggagaccgtaCACCAGAGTTTTGAGATCAATAACAAACAAGCTAACTTCTCTCAAGTTTGGCGTTTGAAATAAAAATGGTGccaattgaaattaaaaaaaaaaagtttagtagtttgtAATTTATTGTTTCACTTAGCCTCATTGTtggtggcggagccaggatttatAACTGAGGGTAGCACCTAAAAACACCTAAAAATATGAACATGCTTACCATTTAAAATAGTACAGTATTCTAAACTAACCATTCATAATACCAAAAGATTTACACATTTTCATAATTTAGTCATCAGTCATATAAACGGAAGTGGTTTAACGATCTATCAAAATGGAACTCAATATTCTTTTCAATCCCGAAATCGTCCGGAGTCATTCTAAACTAAACTTcaaaggaattttttgaaaagaatgatttttCTATTGAATTGGACTGAGAGGGAGAATAATTTTTCTTGACTGAGGGAGCATTTTTGCATAGAACTACCTTTCCTCTATATTATTTTTGGACCAGGGGTGGGCATGTGCCACTCCCCCACCAATTGCCTCCGCCACTGCTCACAGTACCACCCTTTTACTATCATAAATAgataagacaaaaataagaaaattagaCAGTACGGTCGAGGAATTGAGTGATCGATCCAAATCATGCTTATCTTGAGATGACAACGCAACACAATAATTTCGGAAacagttttgttattttttgtacaatcaaaattaattGTTATAAAACTGTTATGCCATATTAATCATTCTTAACCGATGAATGCAATATCCATGTACATTACTAAATGAAATGAATATAGCGTGTTAAAATTTAAATAGCGCATCAAAACTTGGGATGCCGTAGGAATATATTGAATTTTCGGTAATGACAAGCTACTCTTTTTTATAAAATGAAAAGTAATTGTGTACGATGACATATGACACACACGAAACGACTAAATGGTGATGATATATGCCTTCAGGATTCATTATGCTGCATGCAAATTACTACGGCTTTCTGATTTCTGTGCTAACACAATGCATTGGGAGATTATATAGATGAAGTGTTTAATTGATGGCACAATACAATTCCAGCGACAAATTTCTAGACcaggaaggaagaaaaaacaGAGGCTATAATAATTAAAACTGTCATAATTCCACAAAAGAGCAGTTATGATGAGAGAGGGGGCCGGTGGCCCAAACGCGGACGGACCACAGTCACTCCCTCAAAAGTTAATCAATACTATTGATAGGCATGTATCGACCCACCCCAGCAGCTGGGAGTTAAGGTTTCCACTCAATTCCCAGACAAGTGTGTTCTTCTGGGTTCTTCCTTACTTAAAGCCCATGTACGTACCAACGAggggttggttggttggttggttcaTGTGAAAACGCACGATTTGACTGCACAAGGCCTATGTTTGAgttctcataatttttttatcaaggctAAACAAACTCCAACACTATTCACTCGTGAATGGATCTTAATTCCGGTCCCGACATTAGTGCAGTGGAATTCTTATATATAGTGATATAGTATAAAGGGGCAAAATTCTTTGACAGAAGTGATGGAGTATCATACCTGCACTTCTATTTTATGcacctaaaaaataaaaaggagcaAGTGTGCGGAGACTACTTGCAATGCTCTTACGGGATCCTTTCAACTTGGCATGAACCCCTAAATGCACGAAGAGTAGTGGTACACAGAGAGACAAGAAATAGATAAGAATTTTGAGCCAAACTTTGTTTAAACTATACTACTAGATTAATAAGCACTTTTAGATCCCATTTCACTAacattttccacttttttcgcatttgttaattttgcacctCACTATattggttttccaatttttttgcaaatcggaaaagtaaaaaaaaaatttactttttcccaaatattttaaaaaataactactttttagcaaaaaaattgaattttttttatttaaaaatgattatttctcaaaatatttggataaaagttaaaaatttaacttttccCATTTGTCTCGTtaaaacgaatcaataaattacaaaaatttagcgcaaaactagcaaatacgaaaaaaatttaaataaaaacaaaatcatttttgaaaaaaaaaaaagtttagtggaACACCCACTTACTGGACACTTGCATATGTTGCATAAGGGTAACGTGAGAATGAGGTGAGAGTGATGATTACATCCAAAATAGTTTGATAATTGCAATTTCCAAAATCACATATGTTTCTATTTCAGTACCAATCAAGCGAGGGGC contains the following coding sequences:
- the LOC131304838 gene encoding uncharacterized protein LOC131304838 isoform X2, whose product is MKSRIGAALSPLFKGPHRRYISEAPSAKPSLSFFNGDGHSNRTLVSLQVQGINSRKQSLHSSASDEDDFSELGSPVVQGAGKMLKLVTQKPEPYGMRRIDPAKKQFSGRPLPVESSSRAKDVIHSQVDSSKYTVDMKSRNSRKGYNFVVDPNLELGSESGKLSELKASHAAKSTSVTIEDIPSAIGLSQLIEAISVFGEISSTFMKTGRNGLHYCVVNYESGDSRRRAVSVGGITVNGFLLPIRPLDVSETIAIKIKNISFETADAAVHSACMSFGSLEGLARTKEDTVDAIYNVKNVLESQSILKKLNDTITDGHRWSAHLLARDSTNNEDAKCELGLQISSHLAKLKRQVCMKKIEAEDLEYLHSSIVHLEETPGISNPSC
- the LOC131304838 gene encoding uncharacterized protein LOC131304838 isoform X1; this translates as MKSRIGAALSPLFKGPHRRYISEAPSAKPSLSFFNGDGHSNSFPLIRTLVSLQVQGINSRKQSLHSSASDEDDFSELGSPVVQGAGKMLKLVTQKPEPYGMRRIDPAKKQFSGRPLPVESSSRAKDVIHSQVDSSKYTVDMKSRNSRKGYNFVVDPNLELGSESGKLSELKASHAAKSTSVTIEDIPSAIGLSQLIEAISVFGEISSTFMKTGRNGLHYCVVNYESGDSRRRAVSVGGITVNGFLLPIRPLDVSETIAIKIKNISFETADAAVHSACMSFGSLEGLARTKEDTVDAIYNVKNVLESQSILKKLNDTITDGHRWSAHLLARDSTNNEDAKCELGLQISSHLAKLKRQVCMKKIEAEDLEYLHSSIVHLEETPGISNPSC
- the LOC131304881 gene encoding uncharacterized protein LOC131304881 isoform X2; the encoded protein is MGSEANSSSSPSGKRSRDPEDEVYLDNLHSHKRYLSEIMASSLNGLTVGDPLPDNLMESPARSDNLIYLRDDMSIQYSPMSDDSDDSRYCDTTPINTCSSQPESLQTSPVSPYRYQRPLSGFSYAPPTTTSNPSHSGSIPSATSSQPRQRNTDSEGRFPSSPSDICHSADLRRAALLRSVQMRTQPVGPSPFELPFSSGQESVHNIEETEERPCSFMKSLVDHRDYPIEECSSFSIPEPEYSMEKSCTVVNMKVDEPTHYVESEVRPCSFMKSLGDERDYQIQVRTSFIMSEPEYKGETSSVMKMKGDEPADKIL
- the LOC131304881 gene encoding uncharacterized protein LOC131304881 isoform X1, whose amino-acid sequence is MGSEANSSSSPSGKRSRDPEDEVYLDNLHSHKRYLSEIMASSLNGLTVGDPLPDNLMESPARSDNLIYLREHMMVDSTKNCGGTQNQDDMSIQYSPMSDDSDDSRYCDTTPINTCSSQPESLQTSPVSPYRYQRPLSGFSYAPPTTTSNPSHSGSIPSATSSQPRQRNTDSEGRFPSSPSDICHSADLRRAALLRSVQMRTQPVGPSPFELPFSSGQESVHNIEETEERPCSFMKSLVDHRDYPIEECSSFSIPEPEYSMEKSCTVVNMKVDEPTHYVESEVRPCSFMKSLGDERDYQIQVRTSFIMSEPEYKGETSSVMKMKGDEPADKIL
- the LOC131304881 gene encoding uncharacterized protein LOC131304881 isoform X4; the encoded protein is MERMPTFWYGDDMSIQYSPMSDDSDDSRYCDTTPINTCSSQPESLQTSPVSPYRYQRPLSGFSYAPPTTTSNPSHSGSIPSATSSQPRQRNTDSEGRFPSSPSDICHSADLRRAALLRSVQMRTQPVGPSPFELPFSSGQESVHNIEETEERPCSFMKSLVDHRDYPIEECSSFSIPEPEYSMEKSCTVVNMKVDEPTHYVESEVRPCSFMKSLGDERDYQIQVRTSFIMSEPEYKGETSSVMKMKGDEPADKIL
- the LOC131304881 gene encoding uncharacterized protein LOC131304881 isoform X3, producing MASSLNGLTVGDPLPDNLMESPARSDNLIYLREHMMVDSTKNCGGTQNQDDMSIQYSPMSDDSDDSRYCDTTPINTCSSQPESLQTSPVSPYRYQRPLSGFSYAPPTTTSNPSHSGSIPSATSSQPRQRNTDSEGRFPSSPSDICHSADLRRAALLRSVQMRTQPVGPSPFELPFSSGQESVHNIEETEERPCSFMKSLVDHRDYPIEECSSFSIPEPEYSMEKSCTVVNMKVDEPTHYVESEVRPCSFMKSLGDERDYQIQVRTSFIMSEPEYKGETSSVMKMKGDEPADKIL